In a single window of the Drosophila subpulchrella strain 33 F10 #4 breed RU33 chromosome X, RU_Dsub_v1.1 Primary Assembly, whole genome shotgun sequence genome:
- the LOC119556064 gene encoding regulator of G-protein signaling 7, with the protein MVTMNSEADKTQATNASSTAAPAKTDCSSSNSSDPLAVAIPPEEEPRSAGGGGGASTATPSPTPLPNGSDNGSAFPETEGSSSSSSALATDSSAAVAVAAPPATTASAATTSTSTTGTSTSLGAKTAAVAATTTSSSTATSSSTAAAAGSKQSGSSGSGLLTVSGNHHHHHHAHSQQQAAGQSAAQPPPPPTTSALAVPASSHHQRVGKNEDAPNILVYKKMEAIIEKMQAESTGVAVRTVKAFMSKVPSVFTGADLVAWILKNFDVEDVTEALHFAHLLSSHGYIFPIDDHALTVKNDGTFYRFQTPYFWPSNCWEPENTDYAVYLCKRTMQNKTRLELADYEAENLAKLQKMFSRKWEFIFMQAESQSKVAKKRDKLERKVLDSQERAFWDVHRPMPGCVNTTEIDIKKAYRRGGSSHGTGSAGASLAKNPVEQLTRIIALRKQKLERRTIKVSKAAEALVAYYDQYNEFDYFITSPELPNPWQTDSTEMWDTEKNSKEVPVRRVKRWAFSLRELLNDGIGREQFTKFLEKEYSGENLKFWESVQEMKALPQSEIKEAIQKIWQEFLAPDAPCPVNVDSKSVELAREAVNSPSGPNRWCFDVAASHVYHLMKSDSYSRYLRSDMYKDYLNCSRKKIKSIPNLFGVKR; encoded by the exons ATGGTAACGATGAACTCGGAGGCGGACAAAACACAAGCCACCAATGCCAGCAGCACCGCGGCGCCGGCGAAGACggactgcagcagcagcaacagcagcgatCCGCTGGCGGTGGCCATTCCGCCCGAGGAGGAGCCCCGCTCCGcaggaggtggtggtggtgccaGCACGGCCACCCCCTCGCCAACGCCCCTGCCTAATGGCAGTGATAATGGCAGTGCATTCCCGGAAACCGAGggctcatcctcatcctcatcgGCCTTGGCCACGGATTCATCGGCAGCAGTGGCGGTTGCTGCCCCGCCGGCAACCACTGCATCTGCAGCcaccacatccacatccaccaCAGGCACAAGCACAAGCCTGGGAGCCAAGACCGCCGCCGTGGCCGCCACCACCACGTCCTCCTCCACGGCCACCTCCTCGTcgacggcggcggcggcgggcAGCAAGCAGagcggcagcagcggcagcggtcTGCTGACCGTCAGCGGGAACCATCACCACCATCACCACGCCCACTCGCAGCAGCAGGCGGCGGGACAGTCGGCCGCCCAACCGCCCCCGCCGCCCACCACCTCCGCCCTCGCGGTCCCTGCGTCGTCCCACCatcagcgcgtcggcaagaaCGAGGATGCCCCCAATATACTGGTGTACAAAAAG ATGGAGGCAATTATCGAGAAGATGCAGGCGGAGTCGACGGGCGTGGCCGTGCGCACGGTAAAGGCGTTCATGAGCAAGGTGCCGTCGGTGTTCACCGGAGCAGACCTGGTGGCCTGGATCCTGAAGAACTTCGATGTGGAGGACGTCACGGAGGCCCTGCACTTCGCCCACCTGCTCAGCTCGCATGGCTACATTTTCCCCATCGACGATCATGCGCTGACCGTCAAAAACGACGGCACCTTCTACAG ATTCCAGACACCCTACTTTTGGCCCTCGAATTgctgggagcccgagaatACGGACTACGCCGTCTACCTTTGCAAGCGCACCATGCAGAACAAGACGCGACTCGAGTTGGCCGACTACGAAGCCGAGAATCTGGCCAAGCTGCAGAAAATGTTCTCCAGGAAGTGGGAGTTTATATTTATGCAG GCTGAGTCGCAGAGCAAGGTGGCCAAGAAGCGGGACAAGCTGGAGCGGAAGGTGCTGGACTCGCAGGAGCGGGCCTTCTGGGATGTCCACCGGCCGATGCCCGGCTGCGTCAACACCACCGAAATTGATATTAAGAAGGCCTACCGAAGGGGCGGTTCCAGCCACGGAACCGGGTCCGCCGGCGCCTCCTTGGCCAAGAATCCCGTCGAGCAGCTGACGCGGATCATTGCCCTGCGCAAACAGAAGCTCGAGCGGCGGACAATCAAGGTGTCAAAGGCGGCCGAGGC TCTGGTTGCCTACTACGATCAGTACAATGAGTTCGATTACTTTATAACCTCGCCGGAGCTGCCGAATCCTTGGCAAACGGACAGCACCGAGATGTGGGACACGGAGAAAAATAG CAAAGAAGTTCCTGTACGCCGCGTGAAGCGCTGGGCGTTCAGTTTGCGCGAGTTGCTCAACGATGGCATCGGTCGGGAGCAGTTCACCAAGTTTTTGGAGAAGGAGTACAGCGGCGAGAACCTCAA ATTCTGGGAATCGGTGCAGGAGATGAAGGCGCTGCCGCAGTCGGAGATCAAGGAGGCCATCCAGAAGATCTGGCAGGAGTTCCTGGCCCCCGACGCCCCCTGCCCGGTGAACGTGGACTCCAAGTCGGTGGAGCTGGCCCGCGAGGCTGTCAACTCACCGAGCGGTCCGAATCGATGGTGCTTCGATGTGGCCGCCTCGCACGTTTACCACCTGATGAAGAGCGACTCGTATTCCCGGTATCTGCGATCCGACATGTACAAGGATTACCTGAACTGCTCACGCAAGAAGATCAAGTCCATACCAAATCTGTTTGGGGTGAAACGTTGA
- the LOC119556063 gene encoding trithorax group protein osa codes for MHKNHSVISQDPKMASLTLHLIVIALLASTALSTSTTPATTTVTRQRGRGGVAFQGEGLGLGLARPTGGVAVSTTSTEAPTLRAPRQRRPPTTKSIDVTVTVTPIRSRGRGGSAATPLPPVTTTTTTTARLLQRRRSSTSSTTTTTTTAATPAAGRSSRDRGSVRGPRQPRDTPDNSIRRSWQSAQPTATPYRPTSSPNSSFISSFSSTSSTTSSRGALKTPRMIQRLVAGHIHNAQGHSTYEVSAVSANSSSSSYGPSTTERSTTSTSSSSSSTTPTTTTTTARQSPLRSKASSSYRLAKPSTRPRLSSTEAPTRFSNPPSTSRTTTPLPPPSSNTPNPFRGQEFDDDDEALLNEPDDFDNWDNGILRLSAGSGKEAEAPAKKPPKEDQKKTLADQVRDGKYGLIEKELFRRVPKRPGVLSYARNSEVPLDNERNYGGLNEEDIWLAEDHLLVIKGGALNEEADDNQQGPWPAIDDYDAPGRQIKLPANPAVPPPFPVQLEPHGPLQLIRDNQLEILRPASGNATLSAKGAHHQGHQGAAGENLSSHPAARSGATAASPAAKSADAGGRDAPSYVYPAPYAPWLLYPNDSVASQGLLRTPPLLGPWLINGLNGNGSLVGDSPLPGNVSDFDEDDPSLYYPPAYTFVYKSNYSNPVPPGPLVPGIVLPPPPDHFSRLEGSVATRRTPTTSSTTTTSSTTSSTTTTTTSTTTTTTSRPPVQLPAIRTSYKPKYNGITYLPPPPRQSSPKYVERVPVPVAVPIPIYPVNYTPRPQLVFVPSSTEGSRQEPPLDPPLSKSNPIYYEYFEAKRQPGSIKSNVIDDFLATKPPKRHHHHHNNNVSPHHHQREHLQHYKASPSPANDVAPEVVNITPKPRTAQLQLHAEYEASLGQLLRSNLISPPAGVNVSPGRFQAPDFDKQPFLPMVNYSADEQDQNAFKAIVYEPPGQRQRHLRVGKQQLQLDPSLEASPPNSYLPPGRHFRVGKQQHQQHQQQLQQLQQQPQQIYEPQIYSTPVPQFVDDPQQLRPPSPVQSNPLQFWQRPPPQFKRVRPSSKQGHPHNHPHPHPHYPPYYVPGYPSAPSAEPLYRLVPVAQHKHWRNKQPQQQVQSQPIQVQAQNQGFPDRSVNIGHSLAGDILVNYNTNNQFNPQAELVPQAQLAAPPPPLSYQAQSGQPLWSDRERDRDRDRERSVRQSREQQQ; via the exons ATGCACAAAAACCATTCTGTGATATCTCAAGACCCAAAG ATGGCATCGTTAACCTTGCACTTGATAGTGATAGCTCTGCTGGCGTCGACTGCGCTGTCGACATCAacaacaccagcaacaacCACAGTGACGCGACAGCGCGGCAGGGGCGGCGTCGCCTTCCAGGGGGAGGGGCTGGGGCTGGGGCTCGCTAGGCCAACGGGGGGCGTGGCCGTATCCACGACCAGCACAGAGGCGCCGACGTTGAGGGCGCCGCGGCAGCGTCGTCCGCCCACGACGAAATCGATCGATGTGACGGTGACGGTGACCCCGATTCGCAGTCGCGGTCGCGGTGGCAGCGCAGCGACGCCTCTGCCGCCGgtcacaacaacaacaacaactactgCCAGGCTGTTGCAGCGACGTCGCAGCAGCACTTCcagcacaacaacaacaacaacaacagcagccaCTCCTGCAGCTGGAAGGTCTTCCAGGGATCGGGGGAGTGTGAGGGGTCCGCGGCAACCGCGCGATACGCCGGATAACAGTATTCGACGCAGTTGGCAGTCCGCCCAGCCCACCGCCACCCCCTACCGGCCCACTTCCAGTCCCAATTCCAGTTTCATTTCCAGTTTCAGCTCCACTTCCAGTACGACTTCCAGTCGAGGCGCACTTAAAAC GCCACGCATGATCCAGCGCCTGGTGGCCGGTCACATCCACAACGCCCAGGGACACTCCACCTACGAGGTGTCGGCGGTGAGCGCCAACAGCTCCTCGTCCAGCTATGGTCCCTCGACGACGGAGAGGAGTACCACAtccacctcctcctcgtcctcctccACGACGCccacgacgacgacgacgacggcgAGGCAATCTCCTTTGAGGAGCAAGGCGAGCAGCAGCTACCGACTGGCCAAACCCTCGACCAGGCCGAGATTAAGCAGTACAGAGGCACCGACGAGATTCAGTAATCCGCCAAGCACCTCGAGAACCACCACTCCACTGCCTCCGCCGAGTTCCAATACCCCCAATCCCTTTAGGGGGCAGGAGTTCGACGACGACGATGAGGCCCTGCTAAACGAACCCGACGACTTCGACAACTGGGACAATGGGATCCTACGGCTAAGTGCCGGCTCCGGCAAGGAGGCAGAGGCTCCGGCCAAGAAGCCGCCCAAGGAGGACCAAAAGAAGACGCTGGCGGACCAAGTGAGGGACGGCAAGTATGGCCTGATCGAGAAGGAGCTCTTCCGCCGCGTGCCTAAGCGGCCGGGAGTGCTGAGCTATGCCCGCAACTCGGAGGTGCCGCTGGACAACGAACGCAACTACGGCGGCCTCAACGAGGAGGACATCTGGCTGGCCGAGGACCACCTGCTGGTGATCAAGGGCGGCGCCCTCAACGAGGAGGCCGACGACAATCAGCAGGGTCCCTGGCCGGCCATCGATGACTACGATGCGCCCGGGAGACAGATCAAGCTGCCAGCGAATCCGGCGGTGCCGCCTCCCTTTCCCGTGCAGCTCGAGCCCCACGGGCCGCTGCAGCTTATCCGAGATAATCAACTCGAGATCCTCCGTCCGGCGTCTGGCAATGCAACGCTATCCGCTAAGGGCGCCCACCACCAGGGCCACCAAGGCGCCGCCGGTGAAAATCTCTCATCGCATCCTGCTGCCCGGTCGGGAGCGACTGCAGCATCTCCGGCAGCTAAGTCCGCGGATGCCGGCGGCCGGGATGCCCCGTCCTACGTCTATCCGGCGCCCTATGCCCCCTGGCTGCTCTACCCCAACGACTCGGTGGCGTCCCAGGGTCTGTTGAGGACCCCACCGCTCCTGGGTCCCTGGCTGATCAACGGGCTGAACGGGAATGGTTCGCTGGTGGGGGATTCCCCACTGCCCGGCAATGTCAGCGACTTTGACGAGGACGATCCCTCGCTGTACTATCCGCCGGCCTACACCTTTGTCTACAAGAGCAACTACTCCAATCCAGTGCCACCGGGTCCTTTGGTTCCTGGCATAGTCCTGCCCCCGCCGCCGGATCACTTTAGCCGACTGGAGGGCAGTGTGGCGACCAGGAGAACACCAACCACgagcagcaccaccaccacgaGCAGTACGACCAGTAGTACTAcgaccaccaccaccagcaccaccaccactacCACCTCCCGACCTCCGGTGCAATTGCCGGCCATCCGCACCTCTTACAAACCCAAGTATAATGGGATCACCTAtctgccgccgccgcccagGCAGAGTTCACCCAAGTACGTGGAGCGGGTGCCCGTTCCGGTGGCAGTGCCCATACCCATCTACCCCGTCAACTACACACCGCGACCCCAGCTGGTCTTCGTGCCCAGCTCCACGGAGGGCAGTCGCCAGGAGCCGCCGCTGGACCCGCCACTCTCCAAGTCCAATCCCATCTATTACGAGTACTTCGAGGCCAAGCGGCAGCCGGGATCGATCAAATCCAATGTCATCGACGACTTTCTGGCCACCAAGCCGCCCAAGCGGCACCATCACCATCACAACAACAATGTGTCGCCGCATCACCACCAGCGGGAACACCTGCAGCACTACAAGGCATCGCCCAGTCCGGCCAACGATGTGGCCCCCGAGGTGGTCAACATCACGCCCAAGCCCAGGACCGCCCAGCTGCAGCTCCACGCGGAGTACGAGGCCTCCCTGGGCCAGCTGCTCAGGAGCAACCTCATCTCGCCCCCGGCTGGAGTCAATGTCAGTCCGGGGCGGTTCCAG GCTCCCGACTTCGACAAGCAGCCCTTCCTGCCCATGGTGAACTACAGTGCCGATGAGCAGGACCAGAACGCCTTCAAGGCGATAGTCTACGAGCCTCCGGGCCAGCGACAGCGCCACCTGCGGGTGGGCAAGCAGCAACTGCAGCTGGATCCCTCCTTGGAGGCCTCTCCGCCGAATTCCTACCTGCCGCCAGGACGCCACTTCCGGGTGGGcaagcagcagcaccagcagcaccagcagcagctgcagcaacTCCAGCAGCAGCCACAACAGATCTACGAGCCCCAGATCTACAGCACGCCAGTGCCCCAGTTTGTGGACGATCCACAGCAACTGAGGCCCCCCTCGCCCGTCCAGTCCAATCCCCTGCAATTCTGGCAGCGACCACCACCGCAGTTCAAGAGGGTGCGACCCAGCAGCAAACAGGGACATCCTCATAATCATCCCCACCCCCATCCCCACTATCCGCCTTACTATGTGCCTGGCTACCCGAGTGCTCCGTCGGCGGAACCCCTATACCGTCTGGTGCCCGTGGCCCAGCACAAGCACTGGAGGAACAaacagccgcagcagcaggtTCAATCCCAGCCCATCCAGGTGCAGGCCCAGAATCAGGGCTTTCCCGATCGGAGCGTGAACATTGGCCACAGCCTCGCCGGCGATATCCTGGTGAACTACAACACGAACAACCAGTTCAATCCGCAggcggaactggtgccccagGCCCAGTTGGcggcaccaccaccaccgctgTCCTATCAGGCCCAAAGTGGCCAACCATTGTGGTCCGACCGGGAacgggatcgggatcgggacAGGGAGCGTTCGGTGAGGCAGTCGAGGGAACAGCAGCAGTAA